In one window of Pseudobythopirellula maris DNA:
- a CDS encoding serine hydrolase: MTPLTARTLLTVLLISAAAAVSPARGEPAGGDAQAADSADQENPKSDLEKILRPLLEGHRGVVTAAVKHLGTGESFTHEADRPMPTASLIKLPLMVAAYEAIDRGETALDHKITLREEDKVPGSGVLTPHIGAGAEITLADAIQLMIAFSDNTATNLVIDQVGLGATTELMEGLGLHNTKLNAKVFRRDTSINPEGSRAYGLGSTTAAEILSLVEMLHARELVSPAASDAMLERLFACQDRGKLCRYLPEETRVAHKGGSVSASRCDAGLMETPAGPIALAIFTTDNEDRSWGDENEAELLAGEFGRVVYQHFNNPDDKPVAITARVLSIGADGLLVESLQRTLNASMDPSPLIGVDGDFGPNTEKAVKRFQAENGLESDGRVDAATWRALGPLLTEDDPAPAPEVVNSTVEERKPADPLDGPPLVTCAAYAIADADTGEFLWGKDENVVRDPASITKLMPALLVVAYAEENPAVLDEVVTYSKRADETSGSTSAVRAGEQLSLRETLYGLMLPSGNDASVAIAEHLGDRLAPEGFDPEAPAYDKFVAAMNAKAAELGMKDTGYKNTHGLTDDGHVTTAADMLLIAKEAWSYPLMRKVVGTRVHGCTLSSVDGYQRNVIWKNSNRLLGFEGFDGLKTGTTTPAGACLVSTGERDGRRLFVVTLGSASTASRYVDSRNLYRWAWSQLGASSQQGAE; this comes from the coding sequence ATGACGCCACTCACCGCGCGCACCCTCCTGACGGTGCTGTTGATCTCGGCGGCAGCAGCCGTGTCGCCCGCCCGGGGCGAGCCGGCCGGCGGCGACGCCCAAGCCGCCGATTCCGCCGACCAAGAGAACCCGAAGAGCGACCTCGAAAAGATCCTCCGCCCGCTGCTCGAGGGGCACCGCGGCGTGGTCACGGCGGCCGTTAAGCACCTCGGCACCGGCGAGTCGTTCACGCACGAGGCCGACCGCCCGATGCCGACGGCCAGCCTCATCAAGCTGCCGCTCATGGTCGCCGCCTACGAGGCGATCGACCGCGGCGAAACTGCCCTCGACCACAAGATCACGCTCCGTGAAGAGGACAAGGTCCCCGGGTCCGGCGTGCTGACGCCGCACATCGGCGCCGGCGCCGAGATCACGCTGGCCGACGCCATCCAGCTGATGATCGCCTTCTCGGACAACACGGCCACGAACCTGGTGATCGATCAGGTCGGCCTCGGCGCCACGACCGAGTTGATGGAAGGCCTCGGCCTCCACAACACGAAGCTCAACGCCAAGGTCTTCCGCCGCGACACCTCGATCAACCCCGAGGGGAGCCGCGCCTACGGCCTCGGCAGCACGACGGCGGCGGAGATCCTCAGCCTGGTCGAGATGCTGCACGCCCGCGAGCTGGTCTCGCCCGCGGCGAGCGACGCGATGCTCGAGCGGCTGTTCGCGTGCCAAGACCGCGGCAAGCTCTGCCGCTACCTGCCCGAAGAGACGCGCGTGGCGCACAAGGGCGGCTCGGTCTCGGCCAGCCGCTGCGACGCCGGCTTGATGGAAACTCCGGCCGGCCCGATCGCGCTGGCGATCTTCACCACCGACAACGAGGACCGCAGCTGGGGCGATGAGAACGAGGCGGAGCTGCTGGCCGGCGAGTTCGGTCGGGTCGTCTACCAGCACTTCAACAACCCCGACGACAAGCCGGTGGCGATCACGGCGCGGGTGCTGTCGATCGGCGCCGACGGCCTGCTCGTCGAGTCGCTGCAGCGGACGCTCAACGCCAGCATGGACCCCAGCCCGCTGATCGGGGTCGACGGCGACTTCGGGCCGAACACCGAGAAAGCGGTCAAGCGGTTCCAGGCCGAGAACGGGCTCGAGTCCGACGGCCGCGTCGACGCCGCCACCTGGCGGGCGCTCGGCCCGCTGCTGACCGAAGACGACCCCGCCCCGGCGCCCGAGGTGGTCAACAGCACGGTCGAAGAACGCAAGCCGGCCGACCCGCTCGACGGCCCGCCGCTGGTGACCTGTGCGGCGTACGCCATCGCCGACGCCGACACGGGCGAGTTCTTGTGGGGCAAGGACGAGAACGTGGTGCGCGACCCGGCGAGCATCACCAAGCTGATGCCCGCCCTGCTGGTGGTCGCTTACGCCGAGGAGAACCCCGCGGTGCTGGACGAGGTGGTCACTTACAGCAAACGGGCGGACGAGACGTCGGGCTCGACCTCGGCGGTCCGCGCGGGCGAGCAGCTCTCGCTGCGTGAAACGCTCTACGGGCTGATGCTCCCCTCGGGCAACGACGCCTCGGTCGCGATCGCCGAGCACCTGGGCGATCGGCTCGCCCCCGAGGGCTTCGACCCCGAGGCGCCGGCCTACGACAAGTTCGTCGCGGCGATGAACGCCAAGGCGGCCGAGCTCGGCATGAAGGACACCGGCTACAAGAACACCCACGGCCTGACGGACGACGGCCACGTGACCACTGCGGCCGACATGCTGTTGATCGCCAAGGAAGCCTGGTCGTACCCGTTGATGCGCAAAGTCGTCGGCACGCGGGTGCACGGCTGCACGCTCTCTTCGGTCGACGGCTACCAGCGCAACGTCATCTGGAAGAACTCGAACCGGCTGCTCGGGTTCGAGGGCTTCGACGGGCTGAAGACCGGCACGACCACGCCGGCGGGCGCCTGCCTGGTCTCGACCGGCGAGCGCGACGGGCGGCGGCTGTTTGTCGTCACGCTCGGCTCGGCCTCGACCGCCTCGCGCTACGTCGACTCGCGCAACCTGTACCGCTGGGCCTGGTCGCAGCTCGGGGCGTCGTCTCAGCAAGGAGCGGAGTGA
- a CDS encoding dipeptidase has protein sequence MRLAAVMLTIGLLASGAGSALAADGGGDGEPIVLTDHARELHRSSLLIDGHNDLPWELRKKGSADFTKLDIALPQPGLQTDIPRLHEGGMGAQFWSVWVPVDTAKRGAALQTTLEQIELVKLMLARYPNDFELALTTDDIERIHASGKIASLIGVEGGHCIEDSLAVLRRLYGFGARYMTLTHSRSLSWADSGTDDPVSGGLNAFGEEVVREMNRLGMMVDISHVSINVMKQAIALSEAPVIFSHSSCRAIAEHPRNVPDEVLALLPEKDGVVMINFFSAFVVPEASQINARRLEYELEMEAKHGDDQQAIDSAVRKWNDQHPYPNGTIHHVLDHIEHVIKVAGVDHVGLGSDFDGVSVLPDQLEGADCYPLITQGLIDRGYSDADIQQVLGGNLMRVFRKTEQTAARLAESEGDE, from the coding sequence ATGCGACTCGCAGCCGTCATGCTGACAATCGGACTTCTTGCTTCCGGCGCCGGCAGCGCGCTCGCCGCCGACGGCGGTGGCGACGGCGAGCCGATCGTGCTCACCGACCACGCCCGCGAGCTGCACCGCTCGTCGCTGCTGATCGACGGGCACAACGACCTGCCGTGGGAGCTCCGCAAGAAGGGTTCGGCCGATTTCACGAAGCTCGACATCGCGCTGCCGCAGCCGGGGCTGCAGACCGACATCCCCCGCCTGCACGAGGGGGGCATGGGGGCCCAGTTCTGGAGCGTGTGGGTGCCGGTCGACACCGCCAAGCGCGGCGCCGCGCTGCAGACCACGCTCGAGCAGATCGAGCTCGTGAAGCTGATGCTCGCGCGTTACCCCAACGACTTCGAGTTGGCGCTCACCACCGACGACATCGAGCGGATCCACGCCTCGGGCAAGATCGCCTCGCTGATCGGCGTGGAGGGGGGGCACTGCATTGAGGACTCGCTCGCCGTGCTCCGCCGCCTGTACGGCTTCGGCGCCCGCTACATGACGCTCACCCACAGCCGCTCGCTCAGCTGGGCCGACTCGGGCACCGACGACCCGGTGAGCGGCGGGCTGAACGCATTCGGCGAGGAGGTCGTCCGCGAGATGAACCGGCTCGGCATGATGGTCGACATCTCGCACGTTTCCATCAACGTGATGAAGCAAGCGATCGCGCTCTCCGAGGCGCCGGTCATCTTCTCGCACTCCTCGTGCCGGGCGATCGCCGAGCACCCCCGCAACGTGCCCGACGAGGTGCTCGCCCTGCTGCCCGAGAAGGACGGCGTGGTGATGATCAACTTCTTCTCGGCGTTCGTCGTCCCCGAGGCCTCCCAGATCAACGCGCGGCGGCTCGAGTACGAGCTCGAGATGGAGGCCAAGCACGGCGACGACCAGCAGGCGATCGACAGCGCTGTGAGAAAATGGAACGACCAGCACCCCTACCCGAACGGCACGATCCACCACGTTCTCGACCACATCGAGCACGTGATCAAAGTCGCCGGCGTCGACCACGTCGGCCTCGGCTCGGACTTCGACGGCGTGAGCGTGCTGCCCGACCAGCTCGAGGGCGCCGACTGCTACCCGCTGATCACGCAAGGCCTCATCGACCGCGGCTACAGCGACGCCGACATCCAACAAGTGCTCGGCGGCAACCTGATGCGTGTGTTCCGCAAGACCGAACAGACCGCGGCCCGTTTGGCCGAGAGCGAGGGCGACGAATGA
- a CDS encoding S66 peptidase family protein produces MPRRTSFVLLICLVATSAARAEPPTKPKGLKPGDTIALVAPCGPLNEERMTLAAERLTALGYDVRTPDDLFRRRGYLAGDDQRRADELTSAFADPEVDAVFPGTGGYGATRMLDLVDWDVVAANPKVFIGFSDVTALHLAIAAKCNFITFHTPTPQYGLGSKDGLHPFSERYFWRSLLAAENVSAEDGGAEGFEYELPADAPSPRTLRPGVATGPLIGGNLTLVASLMGTPYEIDTDGRVLFLEDVSEAPYRVDRMLSQLKLGGKLRAPAAVILCRFTYREPDNEEGDGVADEKKKRTQSFDEVFADYFGDAPYPVITDFPMGHGVKGQKWSLNATLPEGALVEVDAGAKRVRLLENPVKPD; encoded by the coding sequence ATGCCGCGACGCACTTCGTTCGTGTTGCTCATCTGCCTAGTCGCAACCAGCGCCGCACGCGCCGAGCCGCCCACCAAGCCCAAGGGCCTGAAGCCGGGCGACACGATCGCGTTGGTCGCCCCCTGCGGCCCGCTCAACGAGGAGCGGATGACGCTCGCCGCCGAGCGCCTCACCGCGCTCGGCTACGACGTCCGCACGCCGGACGACCTGTTCCGCCGGCGGGGCTACCTGGCGGGCGACGACCAGCGTCGCGCCGACGAGCTGACCTCGGCGTTCGCCGACCCCGAGGTCGACGCGGTCTTCCCCGGCACGGGCGGCTACGGCGCCACGCGGATGCTCGACCTGGTCGACTGGGACGTCGTGGCCGCCAACCCCAAGGTGTTCATCGGCTTCAGCGACGTGACGGCCCTGCACCTGGCGATCGCCGCGAAGTGCAACTTCATCACCTTCCACACGCCGACGCCGCAGTACGGCCTCGGCTCGAAGGACGGGCTGCACCCGTTCTCGGAGCGTTACTTCTGGCGCAGCCTGCTGGCCGCGGAGAACGTCTCTGCCGAGGACGGCGGCGCGGAGGGGTTCGAGTACGAGCTGCCGGCCGACGCCCCCTCGCCCCGCACCCTGCGGCCGGGCGTCGCCACGGGGCCATTGATCGGCGGCAACCTCACGCTCGTCGCCTCGCTGATGGGCACGCCCTACGAGATCGACACCGACGGCCGCGTGCTGTTCCTCGAGGACGTCAGCGAGGCGCCTTACCGCGTCGACCGCATGCTCAGCCAGCTGAAGCTCGGCGGCAAACTCCGCGCCCCGGCGGCGGTGATCCTCTGCCGGTTCACGTACCGCGAGCCCGACAACGAGGAGGGCGACGGGGTCGCCGATGAGAAAAAGAAAAGGACGCAATCGTTCGACGAGGTCTTCGCCGACTACTTCGGCGACGCCCCGTACCCAGTGATCACCGACTTCCCGATGGGTCACGGCGTGAAGGGCCAGAAGTGGTCGCTCAACGCCACGCTGCCGGAGGGCGCCCTCGTGGAGGTCGACGCCGGCGCCAAGCGTGTCCGCCTGCTGGAAAACCCCGTGAAGCCCGATTGA